A window of Castanea sativa cultivar Marrone di Chiusa Pesio chromosome 8, ASM4071231v1 genomic DNA:
ataaatagtagtaaaaataagttaaatagtaaaataagttaataaaaataatttttgttaaacaaacacttaggctgagtttggatacagtgGCCAGCGTCCAGCGTCCACgattctgcgttttttttttttttccttcccagcCGCATATGTTGACCaagtcttccgtgaacagtgcatttgtgcactgttcacggacccacaaattttacttttcagccactttttcattaaaaatgggtcccgcggtactattcacacattttaaaattattttgttacagtgttttcagttttcagcaataagctctatccaaacggacccttattATGACACCTGAGGATGAGAGGTCCCCCTAGTATCCAATTATCACGCTTCTCATGCATTTAAATAGTCATTTACCACCAATCTGAAAAGCTTTCCAAATATGAGATGAAGTTTTAGAGGAGTGGATATCCATTAGGGTGTTATTGGGAAAGTACTGGGCTTTAAGGAATTTGGCTCATAGAGTGTCTGGATTTGTCCATAAATGCCAAGCTTGGTTCATAAGTAGAGCTAGGTTCCTAGGTCTAGCGGTAACAATATCAAGACCTCCACCCTCTTTGGGTTTTGTGATCACTTCTCAAGATATTGTATGACGAGTGCGATGATGGGTAGAGTCTCCCCACAAAAACTACgatttaatatatttatctctTTACAAGTTTTTCCAGGAAGTAAAGTAGTTCAAATGGAATAAATAGGAATTGTATTTGTTGTGGATTTAATCAACATAACTTTCCCAGCTACAGATAAGTACCTAGTTTGCCAtccttcaatattttttttttctaattttattaataataaattggtACAAGCTTGCCCTCCATTATTACGAACAATGACACCGATGCCCGCCAAACTTGAGCGACGAAATACCGCGGCATCAAAATTTACCTTGAAGCAATGAGGATCCGGAGGGCACCATTGCTGCATGGGAGGTAAAACGGGGTGGGACAGGCTCCTCGGTCTGAGCTTGAAGAAACTCTTGCAGATAACTCCCTGCTTTACTGCATATGCTAGACATGGGAAGAGGAGGGCAACCAAATTGGATTGCATTATGCCTATTCCAAAGGAATCACTCAATGATCACAAAAATCTCTGCTCTAAACTCCTCTCTGCTAAACACAAGTAGCTCATTGAAGGAGTTGGGATGTGGCAGTGCAGTTTGGTGAAACCATTCCAACGAAGACCAAACTCGTGAAATGACTTCACAAGACCAAACCGCATGAAGAGAATCTTCAGGAAGAGCATTACACAGTGCACAGCTTGCACAAAGGACAATGTGACGCCGATGAAGGTTCACCATTGTTGGCAGAGCATTATTACAGATTCTCCACACAAAATGCTTTATTTTGTTGGGGACCCGAAGCTACCAAATGCCCTTCCAAAATTTTTTCTGGACTTTTGGATTAGAGCCACCTGAACTAGAAGATGTATCACAGGAAACCAACATTTTATAAGCACTACAAGTAGTGAACATACCAGACGGCGTGTGTGCCCAAATAATGCGATCATTGGGGCATCAAATGCTCAAGGGAATTCCTAAAATAATATCAGCTTCATGGGGCAAAAACATTTGCTGCACAGCCTCTGTTTTCCACGCTACTCTGTCCTGATCAATCAAGGAACTAACTTTCGCAGCCGAAGCTAAAGAAGGAAGGTGTGAGATGACTAAACAATTTGCACGTCCAGGCAGCCACCTATCCTCAATTCGCACAGCCTCCCCTGTCCCTATGCGCCAAACCATCCCTTTTCAAATCACATCTCTAGCATCAATTATACTCTTCCATGCGTAAGACCCTGAACTTGAATATTTTGCATCTAAGATGGAGCAATCTGGAAAAAACCGAGCCTTAAAAACTTGATGACAAAGAGAATTAGAATTATTAATCAATCTCCACACTTGTTTAGCCAATAAAGCATCATTAAATATTTcgatttctttgaaccctattCCACCAACTTCTTTAGCTTCACATAATCGCTCCCATATTACCCAATGAGTTTTCCGATGCTCTCCACTATACCCCCACCAAAATTTGCAAATCATGACTTCTAACTCCCTAACAAGCCCCTTAGGGAGTTTAAAGCAACTTATGGTATAAGTCGGTATCGTCTAAATTATTGACTTGATCAGAACTTCCCTACCTGCCTGAGACAAGAGTTTTTCTTTCCACCATTGGAGCTTTTTCTACACCCTTTCTTTGATGTAGatgaaactttgtttttttgccCTACCCACCAACGCCGGCAAACCTAAATACTTTTCAAACTGGCGGATAGATGGGACACCTAAAACCTGTTGAATCTGGACCTGTACCTCATGAGGGGTGTTAgagctaaaaaatatattagttttCTCACGATTAATTTTCTGGCCTGAACCCCTCTCATAGATAGCTAGAATATCAAGAATTTTTTGACACTCTGCTTCTTTAGCACTGCAAAATAACACACtatcatttgcaaaaaataaatgtgagaCTTTTGGGCCATTCCTACAGATAGCCACCCCCCAAATATGCCCTCCACTTCAgttttattcaacaatttttGCAATCCCATGGCACACATAAGGAAAAGGTAAGGCGATAGAGGATCACCTTGGCAAAGACCACGACTAGGTTTGATATTACCAACAGGTTGCCCATTAAGAAGAACAGAATAGGAAACCGAACTGATGCAAGACATGATAAGACTGACCATCCTTTCCCTAAGCCCAAGATGCCTCATAGCTTGCTCCAAGAATTCCCATTCGACCCTATCATAGGCCTTACTCATATCAAGCTTAAGCACCATTTGACCCACCTTcccatttgtttttcttttaagataatGAAGAGTTTTAAAGGCCACAAGTACATTATCCGAGATAAGCCTACCCGATAAGAATGCACTTTGAGATTCCAGAATAGCACTAGCTAGGAATTTTTTCAGCTGGTTCACCAATACCTTAGAAATCAATTTATAGACTACATTACACAAGCTAATGGGACGAAAATCAGCAACTCTTTTTGGGTGTTTTACTTTTGGAATTAGGGCAATAAAGTGGAATTAAGTGACTCTGGCACCACATCGGAATTAAGAGCATTAAGAACCATAGACGTTATATCTCCACCCACAATATGCCAACAAGACTTGCAAAAAATAGGGGACATTCCATCAGGTCCAGGTGTAGTAAGTGAAGCCATTTGGTCAAGAGCGAACCTAACCTCATTAGCATGGAAGTTTCGGCCAAGCATCCCAACATCCTCCTTAGATATGGCCCGGTGAATGCCACTCAGAATGTCAACAAAACCTGAAGGATTGGATGTGGTATAGATGTCcttgaaataattttcaataatacCACCCATTCAGCTCTCATCTTCCCTACATTCCCCATCACTATCCTCCAAACCAACAATGAAGTTTCGACGATTCCTTTGATTTACCCTACAATGGAAAAACCGTGAGTTGCTATCTCCTTCCTTAAGCCAAGCATTCCAGGAACGCTGCTTCCACATGCATTCTTCCCTATTTTTCAACCTTTGGATCTCTTCCTACAACATATAAATGCTCCTCGGGTTATTTCTATAACTGCCACATTCTTCAGCTTCTTTCAACTTTTTAAGCTTCTTATTTAAGGAATTATGGACATGCCCAAAACATTTTTTGTCCCACACCTTCAAATTGAGTTGACTAGCCACGATCTTTTGATGAAAGCTCCAAACCGATTCAGATACAACTTGTTCACCCCAAGAATCTTTAATCACTGATTCACAAGATAAATCTTTTAGCCACATTGCTTTAAACCGAAATGGTTTGCCTTTCCTATAGAATCGCTTGAATTTAGAGTCTGAACAAAGCAACAACGGTTTATGGTCGGAATGGAAAGCATCTAAATGATGAATACGGGAAGTGGGAAACCACAAAATCCAATCAATGACAGCTACACCTCTTTCTAGCCAAATCCAGGTATTTTGATCACCCGGTCTACAGTTACACAAAGTGAAAGGGTAACCATTGAAGCCAAGATTTTTCAGTCTACAATAGTCCAAAGCATCCTTGAAACTCTGCATTTGTCGCTCCGGTCTATCCAATCATCCTAGTTTCTCATCTGCAAACAAAATTTCATTGAAGTCACCCACGCAAACCCAAGGCAAAGATGAATGGTGGCACAAATCTCAAAGTAAAGACCAGGAGTTTCGTCACCCACTCCTTGGTTGATAAAAGGATCAATGTGATGATTGGAAAAAGATTGAACATCCACATCAAAAATCCGATTTCCAATACAAAGCAAGACCACCACTTGAATTGACATAAGGAACAAAGAAAAGGTTAGTAAAGTGTATCTTTCTACCAACTCTTTCTAAAGTAGATTTATCAGTTTTGGTTTCCATTAAGAAAACCAACTTGGGATCTTTTGTAGTCACTAGGGCAACTACTTCATCCTCTGTCTgtgggttcccaagcccacgacAGTTTTAGCTAAGGCAATTCATTGTGACCGGTGGTGCACGGACATCAACCACCTTTGAAATTTGGTCATCCTCCTGACTACCATAGTCCATGCATTGCTTCTTTCCCTCTATCTGTACGTCTATCTCCATGCACATACCATGTTTCCCAAAATCATTTTTCTCCCTCTTAGACTTGGTCCCACTAACCACTTTAGTCCCTTGCACATAATTTCCCACCTCACGTGCTAGTCTCTTCCACCCCCTTGTAGATTGTGGTGTGGGtttaaaattgactaaaatatcACCCAAGGGGCTCGGGTGTTCAGCATTCAACACAGGGGAACTCGTGGCAGCATGCTTTTCCACTAGAACTTGGTAACTCGTGGGCTCCTTGATGGACAGGTTGAAAATGTTTATCTCCAACCTCACTGCCTGAGACTTTGAATACTCCCTACAATCACTTGTCGCCATGCTTTCACTATCTGATGTGCAACCACGGCCTGCCTCATCAATTGTGGGAGCCACGGGTTTGGAGACTACTGCTTGTTTCACTCCCATGCAATCCCTCTGTTGGACAAAACCCGAACCTGCCATGGAGTTTGTTTGAGAAGAAACCCCACTCGTAGTACCATGATCTTGGGCTTGTCGTTGCTTCTGTTTCAACCAAGGAGCTTGATTGCGAGCAACTCTCGAAATCACAGCCACTGACTTCCTTGTAGCTCTAAATGCATCTGCCCTTAACCAATCACCATATTGTTGGTCCTCCCTTCTCAACTAACCCATATTGCACAGCCATACCTCACATTCTCTGTCCCTATGACCAACTCTCCCacaccaataacaaaaatttggaAGTCGCTCATATTTTAATCCCACCCATCCCATGAGTTTGCCTTCATTCCAAAGCTTTTAGCATCGAGGCAATGGCCGAGAAATATCGAGCTTAATTCTCACCCTTAAGAACTCATCCCCTGTTCCGTCATCCTCAGGGTCGGCCACCTATAACACTATGCCCAATATGTTTCCAATAGACTCACTGGTTTCCTAAGTAACAAGGTCTGGTAGTATATTATGAATTTGCATCCAAAAGGTAGTGTATGAATAATCAAGCGAAGGCGCCGATTCGACATCAATAGCCTTTTGAAAGACCACTAAGTTTTTTTCATACAACCAAGGTTCAAATTCAAGCACTCGTTCCAGGTCAAGGATATCTTCAAACTCAAATAGCAAAATATTGTCCCCAACGTCCCGAATCTTAAGTTCTCCAATAGGTTTCCACAAGGGTTTAAACGTGCGAGCCACGACATCAACATTTAGCACTCACTTTGTGAGAAACTTACCTGCCAACCTATGGACAATCAACTCCTTCTATCGTGATACTTCTGCCCCACGTTCTTCTTCTTTCGACAAAGAAAACCTCGCTCACATCTCATCTAACCCAGCCATGATACCTTGTCCAACAGAAACCACAACCACACCACGTTACCAGACTCACAAAACCGTCCATCCTATCAGTCTCAAAGGAGGCTGAAGGGTGATAAAAACCTAGACTAGGCTAGGTACAAAACTCTACAAGCGGCTTGGCAGAGGAAATCCCTAAACCCTAGTCGACCAGAGAAACTCTTATTTTcgaaagtttatttatttagaaatatattaattttagaaattaatacacCGATTACTGAATAGCTAAACCATAGgtataactattacattacagtaTT
This region includes:
- the LOC142606035 gene encoding uncharacterized protein LOC142606035, whose product is MQSFKDALDYCRLKNLGFNGYPFTLCNCRPGDQNTWIWLERGVAVIDWILWFPTSRIHHLDAFHSDHKPLLLCSDSKFKRFYRKGKPFRFKAMWLKDLSCESVIKDSWGEQVVSESVWSFHQKIVASQLNLKEEIQRLKNREECMWKQRSWNAWLKEGDSNSRFFHCRVNQRNRRNFIVGLEDSDGECREDES